One stretch of Sylvia atricapilla isolate bSylAtr1 chromosome 4, bSylAtr1.pri, whole genome shotgun sequence DNA includes these proteins:
- the CLOCK gene encoding circadian locomoter output cycles protein kaput isoform X2 produces MFFTISTHKMSSIADRNDGSIFDGLVEEDDKDKAKRVSRNKSEKKRRDQFNVLIKELGSMLPGNARKMDKSTVLQKSIDFLRKHKEITAQSDASEIRQDWKPTFLSNEEFTQLMLEALDGFFLAIMTDGNIIYVSESITPLLEHLPSDLVDQSVFNFIPEGEHSEIYKILSSHLLESDSLTPEYLKSKNQLEFCCHMLRGTIDPKEQPTYEYVKFIGNFKCLNHVPNSAHNGFEGTIQRSHRPSYEEKVCFVATVRLATPQFIKEMCTVEEPNEEFTSRHSLEWKFLFLDHRAPPIIGYLPFEVLGTSGYDYYHVDDLDNLAKCHEHLMQYGKGKSCYYRFLTKGQQWIWLQTHYYITYHQWNSRPEFIVCTHTVVSYAEVRAERRRELGIEESLPEITADKSQDSGSDNHINTVSLKEALERFDTSPTPSASSRSSRKSSHTAVSDHSSTPTKMTVDTSTPPRQGLSGHEKTAQRRSSLSSQSLSSQSLGQPVTQPAISQPATLQLQSGMTQFSAQLGAMQHLKDQLEQRTRMIEANIHRQQEELRKIQEQLQIVHGQGLQMFLQQSASGLNFGSVQLPSGNSSTVQQLTPINMQGQVVQSNQTQSGMNTGHISTPHMIQQQPLQSTATQHNQQNVLSGHNQQSSLASQSQNTVSAPLYNTMVISQPTAGNVVQVPSSLPQNNNQNAAAVTTFTQDRQIRFSQGQQLVTKLVTAPVACGAVMVPSTMFMGQVVTAYPTFAAQQQQTQTLSITQQQQQQQQQQQSQQDHQQQLTTVQQPAQSQLTQHPQQFLQTSRLLHGNQSAQLILSAAFPLQQSTFTQSHHQQHQSQQQQLSRHRTDKMTDPSKVQPQ; encoded by the exons AAATTACTGCACAATCCGATGCCAGTGAAATTCGACAGGACTGGAAACCAACATTCCTTAGTAATGAAGAGTTCACACAGTTAATGTTAGAG GCtcttgatggtttttttttagcaattatGACAGATGGAAATATAATATATGTGTCTGAAAGTATAACTCCCTTACTTGAACATTTGCCA tctgatCTTGTGGATCAGagtgtatttaattttatccCAGAGGGGGAACATTcagaaatttataaaatattgtCTTCTCATCTGCTGGAAAGTGATTCCTTGACACCGGAATACTTAAAAT caaaaaATCAGCTAGAATTCTGTTGCCATATGCTGCGAGGAACAATAGATCCAAAAGAGCAACCTACGTATGAATATGTAAAATTTATAGGAAATTTCAAGTGTTTGAATCATG TTCCCAACTCAGCGCACAATGGTTTTGAAGGAACTATTCAGAGATCACACCGGCCTTCATATGAAGAGAAAGTTTGCTTTGTAGCCACAGTTAGATTAGCTACACCTCAATTTATCAAG gaAATGTGCACTGTTGAAGAACCCAACGAAGAGTTCACATCTAGACACAGCTTAGAATGGAAGTTCCTATTCTTGGATCACAG gGCACCTCCGATAATAGGTTATCTTCCATTTGAAGTTTTGGGAACATCAGGCTATGATTATTATCATGTGGATGATCTAGATAATCTGGCAAAATGCCATGAGCATT TAATGCAATATGGGAAAGGGAAGTCATGTTACTACAGATTCCTTACAAAGGGACAACAATGGATTTGGCTGCAAACTCATTACTATATCACGTATCACCAGTGGAATTCCAGGCCAGAGTTTATTGTCTGTACGCACACTGTTGTAAG TTATGCAGAAGTCAGAGCAGAAAGACGACGAGAACTTGGTATTGAGGAATCTCTTCCAGAGATAACAGCAGATAAA AGTCAGGACTCTGGGTCTGACAATCACATAAATACAGTGAGTCTCAAAGAAGCACTGGAAAGGTTTGATACCAGCCCCACACCTTCTGCTTCCTCCAGGAGTTCAAGAAAATCTTCACATACTGCAGTATCGGATCATTCAT CAACACCAACTAAAATGACAGTGGACACTAGCACTCCTCCAAGGCAAGGCTTATCTGGTCATGAAAAGACTGCACAAAGAAGATCATCTCTGAGCAGTCAG tCTTTAAGCTCACAGTCTCTTGGACAACCAGTAACACAGCCAGCAATATCTCAGCCTGCAACTTTACAGCTCCAGTCTGGAATGACTCAG ttttcagcTCAGTTAGGAGCTATGCAACACCTAAAGGACCAGCTAGAGCAAAGAACACGAATGATAGAAGCAAATATCCACCGGCAGCAGGAAGAGTTGCGTAAGATTCAAGAGCAGCTTCAAATTGTTCATGGTCAAGGACTCCAG ATGTTCTTGCAGCAGTCAGCTTCTGGACTCAACTTTGGTTCTGTGCAGCTTCCTTCTGGAAATTCTTCAACTGTTCAGCAGCTTACGCCAATAAACATGCAAGGTCAAGTTGTTCAGAGTAACCAGACTCAAAGTGGGATGAACACAGGCCATATAAGTACTCCACACATGAtacagcagcagcctttgcaGAGTACTGCAACACAG catAATCAACAAAATGTTCTTAGTGGACACAATCAACAGTCTTCTCTTGCCAGTCAGTCACAGAACACAGTCTCAGCACCTTTGTACAACACTATGGTGATCTCTCAGCCAACAGCAGGAAATGTGGTGCAGGTTCCCTCTAGCTTACCACAGAACAACAACCAGAATGCTGCTGCAGTAACCACTTTTACACAGGACAGACAAATCAG ATTTTCCCAAGGTCAGCAACTTGTAACAAAACTTGTCACGGCCCCAGTAGCGTGCGGAGCAGTCATGGTACCAAGTACTATGTTCATGGGACAGGTGGTGACAGCTTATCCCACTTTTGCTGCCcaacagcagcagacacagactTTGTCAAtaacacaacaacaacagcagcagcagcagcagcagcaaagtcaGCAGGaccatcagcagcagctcaccaCAGTGCAACAACCAGCTCAGTCACAGCTGACCCAGCACCCCCAGCAGTTCCTACAG ACATCCAGGTTACTTCATGGAAATCAGTCAGCTCAGCTtattctctctgctgctttcccactACAACAAAGCACTTTCACTCAgtcccaccaccagcagcatcagtctcagcagcagcagctgtcacGACACAGAACTGACAAGATGACTGATCCTTCCAAAGTTCAGCCACAGTAG
- the CLOCK gene encoding circadian locomoter output cycles protein kaput isoform X1, whose product MFFTISTHKMSSIADRNDGSIFDGLVEEDDKDKAKRVSRNKSEKKRRDQFNVLIKELGSMLPGNARKMDKSTVLQKSIDFLRKHKEITAQSDASEIRQDWKPTFLSNEEFTQLMLEALDGFFLAIMTDGNIIYVSESITPLLEHLPSDLVDQSVFNFIPEGEHSEIYKILSSHLLESDSLTPEYLKSKNQLEFCCHMLRGTIDPKEQPTYEYVKFIGNFKCLNHVPNSAHNGFEGTIQRSHRPSYEEKVCFVATVRLATPQFIKEMCTVEEPNEEFTSRHSLEWKFLFLDHRAPPIIGYLPFEVLGTSGYDYYHVDDLDNLAKCHEHLMQYGKGKSCYYRFLTKGQQWIWLQTHYYITYHQWNSRPEFIVCTHTVVSYAEVRAERRRELGIEESLPEITADKSQDSGSDNHINTVSLKEALERFDTSPTPSASSRSSRKSSHTAVSDHSSTPTKMTVDTSTPPRQGLSGHEKTAQRRSSLSSQSLSSQSLGQPVTQPAISQPATLQLQSGMTQPVFQFSAQLGAMQHLKDQLEQRTRMIEANIHRQQEELRKIQEQLQIVHGQGLQMFLQQSASGLNFGSVQLPSGNSSTVQQLTPINMQGQVVQSNQTQSGMNTGHISTPHMIQQQPLQSTATQHNQQNVLSGHNQQSSLASQSQNTVSAPLYNTMVISQPTAGNVVQVPSSLPQNNNQNAAAVTTFTQDRQIRFSQGQQLVTKLVTAPVACGAVMVPSTMFMGQVVTAYPTFAAQQQQTQTLSITQQQQQQQQQQQSQQDHQQQLTTVQQPAQSQLTQHPQQFLQTSRLLHGNQSAQLILSAAFPLQQSTFTQSHHQQHQSQQQQLSRHRTDKMTDPSKVQPQ is encoded by the exons AAATTACTGCACAATCCGATGCCAGTGAAATTCGACAGGACTGGAAACCAACATTCCTTAGTAATGAAGAGTTCACACAGTTAATGTTAGAG GCtcttgatggtttttttttagcaattatGACAGATGGAAATATAATATATGTGTCTGAAAGTATAACTCCCTTACTTGAACATTTGCCA tctgatCTTGTGGATCAGagtgtatttaattttatccCAGAGGGGGAACATTcagaaatttataaaatattgtCTTCTCATCTGCTGGAAAGTGATTCCTTGACACCGGAATACTTAAAAT caaaaaATCAGCTAGAATTCTGTTGCCATATGCTGCGAGGAACAATAGATCCAAAAGAGCAACCTACGTATGAATATGTAAAATTTATAGGAAATTTCAAGTGTTTGAATCATG TTCCCAACTCAGCGCACAATGGTTTTGAAGGAACTATTCAGAGATCACACCGGCCTTCATATGAAGAGAAAGTTTGCTTTGTAGCCACAGTTAGATTAGCTACACCTCAATTTATCAAG gaAATGTGCACTGTTGAAGAACCCAACGAAGAGTTCACATCTAGACACAGCTTAGAATGGAAGTTCCTATTCTTGGATCACAG gGCACCTCCGATAATAGGTTATCTTCCATTTGAAGTTTTGGGAACATCAGGCTATGATTATTATCATGTGGATGATCTAGATAATCTGGCAAAATGCCATGAGCATT TAATGCAATATGGGAAAGGGAAGTCATGTTACTACAGATTCCTTACAAAGGGACAACAATGGATTTGGCTGCAAACTCATTACTATATCACGTATCACCAGTGGAATTCCAGGCCAGAGTTTATTGTCTGTACGCACACTGTTGTAAG TTATGCAGAAGTCAGAGCAGAAAGACGACGAGAACTTGGTATTGAGGAATCTCTTCCAGAGATAACAGCAGATAAA AGTCAGGACTCTGGGTCTGACAATCACATAAATACAGTGAGTCTCAAAGAAGCACTGGAAAGGTTTGATACCAGCCCCACACCTTCTGCTTCCTCCAGGAGTTCAAGAAAATCTTCACATACTGCAGTATCGGATCATTCAT CAACACCAACTAAAATGACAGTGGACACTAGCACTCCTCCAAGGCAAGGCTTATCTGGTCATGAAAAGACTGCACAAAGAAGATCATCTCTGAGCAGTCAG tCTTTAAGCTCACAGTCTCTTGGACAACCAGTAACACAGCCAGCAATATCTCAGCCTGCAACTTTACAGCTCCAGTCTGGAATGACTCAG cctgtgtttcagttttcagcTCAGTTAGGAGCTATGCAACACCTAAAGGACCAGCTAGAGCAAAGAACACGAATGATAGAAGCAAATATCCACCGGCAGCAGGAAGAGTTGCGTAAGATTCAAGAGCAGCTTCAAATTGTTCATGGTCAAGGACTCCAG ATGTTCTTGCAGCAGTCAGCTTCTGGACTCAACTTTGGTTCTGTGCAGCTTCCTTCTGGAAATTCTTCAACTGTTCAGCAGCTTACGCCAATAAACATGCAAGGTCAAGTTGTTCAGAGTAACCAGACTCAAAGTGGGATGAACACAGGCCATATAAGTACTCCACACATGAtacagcagcagcctttgcaGAGTACTGCAACACAG catAATCAACAAAATGTTCTTAGTGGACACAATCAACAGTCTTCTCTTGCCAGTCAGTCACAGAACACAGTCTCAGCACCTTTGTACAACACTATGGTGATCTCTCAGCCAACAGCAGGAAATGTGGTGCAGGTTCCCTCTAGCTTACCACAGAACAACAACCAGAATGCTGCTGCAGTAACCACTTTTACACAGGACAGACAAATCAG ATTTTCCCAAGGTCAGCAACTTGTAACAAAACTTGTCACGGCCCCAGTAGCGTGCGGAGCAGTCATGGTACCAAGTACTATGTTCATGGGACAGGTGGTGACAGCTTATCCCACTTTTGCTGCCcaacagcagcagacacagactTTGTCAAtaacacaacaacaacagcagcagcagcagcagcagcaaagtcaGCAGGaccatcagcagcagctcaccaCAGTGCAACAACCAGCTCAGTCACAGCTGACCCAGCACCCCCAGCAGTTCCTACAG ACATCCAGGTTACTTCATGGAAATCAGTCAGCTCAGCTtattctctctgctgctttcccactACAACAAAGCACTTTCACTCAgtcccaccaccagcagcatcagtctcagcagcagcagctgtcacGACACAGAACTGACAAGATGACTGATCCTTCCAAAGTTCAGCCACAGTAG
- the CLOCK gene encoding circadian locomoter output cycles protein kaput isoform X4 — protein MLPGNARKMDKSTVLQKSIDFLRKHKEITAQSDASEIRQDWKPTFLSNEEFTQLMLEALDGFFLAIMTDGNIIYVSESITPLLEHLPSDLVDQSVFNFIPEGEHSEIYKILSSHLLESDSLTPEYLKSKNQLEFCCHMLRGTIDPKEQPTYEYVKFIGNFKCLNHVPNSAHNGFEGTIQRSHRPSYEEKVCFVATVRLATPQFIKEMCTVEEPNEEFTSRHSLEWKFLFLDHRAPPIIGYLPFEVLGTSGYDYYHVDDLDNLAKCHEHLMQYGKGKSCYYRFLTKGQQWIWLQTHYYITYHQWNSRPEFIVCTHTVVSYAEVRAERRRELGIEESLPEITADKSQDSGSDNHINTVSLKEALERFDTSPTPSASSRSSRKSSHTAVSDHSSTPTKMTVDTSTPPRQGLSGHEKTAQRRSSLSSQSLSSQSLGQPVTQPAISQPATLQLQSGMTQPVFQFSAQLGAMQHLKDQLEQRTRMIEANIHRQQEELRKIQEQLQIVHGQGLQMFLQQSASGLNFGSVQLPSGNSSTVQQLTPINMQGQVVQSNQTQSGMNTGHISTPHMIQQQPLQSTATQHNQQNVLSGHNQQSSLASQSQNTVSAPLYNTMVISQPTAGNVVQVPSSLPQNNNQNAAAVTTFTQDRQIRFSQGQQLVTKLVTAPVACGAVMVPSTMFMGQVVTAYPTFAAQQQQTQTLSITQQQQQQQQQQQSQQDHQQQLTTVQQPAQSQLTQHPQQFLQTSRLLHGNQSAQLILSAAFPLQQSTFTQSHHQQHQSQQQQLSRHRTDKMTDPSKVQPQ, from the exons AAATTACTGCACAATCCGATGCCAGTGAAATTCGACAGGACTGGAAACCAACATTCCTTAGTAATGAAGAGTTCACACAGTTAATGTTAGAG GCtcttgatggtttttttttagcaattatGACAGATGGAAATATAATATATGTGTCTGAAAGTATAACTCCCTTACTTGAACATTTGCCA tctgatCTTGTGGATCAGagtgtatttaattttatccCAGAGGGGGAACATTcagaaatttataaaatattgtCTTCTCATCTGCTGGAAAGTGATTCCTTGACACCGGAATACTTAAAAT caaaaaATCAGCTAGAATTCTGTTGCCATATGCTGCGAGGAACAATAGATCCAAAAGAGCAACCTACGTATGAATATGTAAAATTTATAGGAAATTTCAAGTGTTTGAATCATG TTCCCAACTCAGCGCACAATGGTTTTGAAGGAACTATTCAGAGATCACACCGGCCTTCATATGAAGAGAAAGTTTGCTTTGTAGCCACAGTTAGATTAGCTACACCTCAATTTATCAAG gaAATGTGCACTGTTGAAGAACCCAACGAAGAGTTCACATCTAGACACAGCTTAGAATGGAAGTTCCTATTCTTGGATCACAG gGCACCTCCGATAATAGGTTATCTTCCATTTGAAGTTTTGGGAACATCAGGCTATGATTATTATCATGTGGATGATCTAGATAATCTGGCAAAATGCCATGAGCATT TAATGCAATATGGGAAAGGGAAGTCATGTTACTACAGATTCCTTACAAAGGGACAACAATGGATTTGGCTGCAAACTCATTACTATATCACGTATCACCAGTGGAATTCCAGGCCAGAGTTTATTGTCTGTACGCACACTGTTGTAAG TTATGCAGAAGTCAGAGCAGAAAGACGACGAGAACTTGGTATTGAGGAATCTCTTCCAGAGATAACAGCAGATAAA AGTCAGGACTCTGGGTCTGACAATCACATAAATACAGTGAGTCTCAAAGAAGCACTGGAAAGGTTTGATACCAGCCCCACACCTTCTGCTTCCTCCAGGAGTTCAAGAAAATCTTCACATACTGCAGTATCGGATCATTCAT CAACACCAACTAAAATGACAGTGGACACTAGCACTCCTCCAAGGCAAGGCTTATCTGGTCATGAAAAGACTGCACAAAGAAGATCATCTCTGAGCAGTCAG tCTTTAAGCTCACAGTCTCTTGGACAACCAGTAACACAGCCAGCAATATCTCAGCCTGCAACTTTACAGCTCCAGTCTGGAATGACTCAG cctgtgtttcagttttcagcTCAGTTAGGAGCTATGCAACACCTAAAGGACCAGCTAGAGCAAAGAACACGAATGATAGAAGCAAATATCCACCGGCAGCAGGAAGAGTTGCGTAAGATTCAAGAGCAGCTTCAAATTGTTCATGGTCAAGGACTCCAG ATGTTCTTGCAGCAGTCAGCTTCTGGACTCAACTTTGGTTCTGTGCAGCTTCCTTCTGGAAATTCTTCAACTGTTCAGCAGCTTACGCCAATAAACATGCAAGGTCAAGTTGTTCAGAGTAACCAGACTCAAAGTGGGATGAACACAGGCCATATAAGTACTCCACACATGAtacagcagcagcctttgcaGAGTACTGCAACACAG catAATCAACAAAATGTTCTTAGTGGACACAATCAACAGTCTTCTCTTGCCAGTCAGTCACAGAACACAGTCTCAGCACCTTTGTACAACACTATGGTGATCTCTCAGCCAACAGCAGGAAATGTGGTGCAGGTTCCCTCTAGCTTACCACAGAACAACAACCAGAATGCTGCTGCAGTAACCACTTTTACACAGGACAGACAAATCAG ATTTTCCCAAGGTCAGCAACTTGTAACAAAACTTGTCACGGCCCCAGTAGCGTGCGGAGCAGTCATGGTACCAAGTACTATGTTCATGGGACAGGTGGTGACAGCTTATCCCACTTTTGCTGCCcaacagcagcagacacagactTTGTCAAtaacacaacaacaacagcagcagcagcagcagcagcaaagtcaGCAGGaccatcagcagcagctcaccaCAGTGCAACAACCAGCTCAGTCACAGCTGACCCAGCACCCCCAGCAGTTCCTACAG ACATCCAGGTTACTTCATGGAAATCAGTCAGCTCAGCTtattctctctgctgctttcccactACAACAAAGCACTTTCACTCAgtcccaccaccagcagcatcagtctcagcagcagcagctgtcacGACACAGAACTGACAAGATGACTGATCCTTCCAAAGTTCAGCCACAGTAG
- the CLOCK gene encoding circadian locomoter output cycles protein kaput isoform X3 produces MTDGNIIYVSESITPLLEHLPSDLVDQSVFNFIPEGEHSEIYKILSSHLLESDSLTPEYLKSKNQLEFCCHMLRGTIDPKEQPTYEYVKFIGNFKCLNHVPNSAHNGFEGTIQRSHRPSYEEKVCFVATVRLATPQFIKEMCTVEEPNEEFTSRHSLEWKFLFLDHRAPPIIGYLPFEVLGTSGYDYYHVDDLDNLAKCHEHLMQYGKGKSCYYRFLTKGQQWIWLQTHYYITYHQWNSRPEFIVCTHTVVSYAEVRAERRRELGIEESLPEITADKSQDSGSDNHINTVSLKEALERFDTSPTPSASSRSSRKSSHTAVSDHSSTPTKMTVDTSTPPRQGLSGHEKTAQRRSSLSSQSLSSQSLGQPVTQPAISQPATLQLQSGMTQPVFQFSAQLGAMQHLKDQLEQRTRMIEANIHRQQEELRKIQEQLQIVHGQGLQMFLQQSASGLNFGSVQLPSGNSSTVQQLTPINMQGQVVQSNQTQSGMNTGHISTPHMIQQQPLQSTATQHNQQNVLSGHNQQSSLASQSQNTVSAPLYNTMVISQPTAGNVVQVPSSLPQNNNQNAAAVTTFTQDRQIRFSQGQQLVTKLVTAPVACGAVMVPSTMFMGQVVTAYPTFAAQQQQTQTLSITQQQQQQQQQQQSQQDHQQQLTTVQQPAQSQLTQHPQQFLQTSRLLHGNQSAQLILSAAFPLQQSTFTQSHHQQHQSQQQQLSRHRTDKMTDPSKVQPQ; encoded by the exons atGACAGATGGAAATATAATATATGTGTCTGAAAGTATAACTCCCTTACTTGAACATTTGCCA tctgatCTTGTGGATCAGagtgtatttaattttatccCAGAGGGGGAACATTcagaaatttataaaatattgtCTTCTCATCTGCTGGAAAGTGATTCCTTGACACCGGAATACTTAAAAT caaaaaATCAGCTAGAATTCTGTTGCCATATGCTGCGAGGAACAATAGATCCAAAAGAGCAACCTACGTATGAATATGTAAAATTTATAGGAAATTTCAAGTGTTTGAATCATG TTCCCAACTCAGCGCACAATGGTTTTGAAGGAACTATTCAGAGATCACACCGGCCTTCATATGAAGAGAAAGTTTGCTTTGTAGCCACAGTTAGATTAGCTACACCTCAATTTATCAAG gaAATGTGCACTGTTGAAGAACCCAACGAAGAGTTCACATCTAGACACAGCTTAGAATGGAAGTTCCTATTCTTGGATCACAG gGCACCTCCGATAATAGGTTATCTTCCATTTGAAGTTTTGGGAACATCAGGCTATGATTATTATCATGTGGATGATCTAGATAATCTGGCAAAATGCCATGAGCATT TAATGCAATATGGGAAAGGGAAGTCATGTTACTACAGATTCCTTACAAAGGGACAACAATGGATTTGGCTGCAAACTCATTACTATATCACGTATCACCAGTGGAATTCCAGGCCAGAGTTTATTGTCTGTACGCACACTGTTGTAAG TTATGCAGAAGTCAGAGCAGAAAGACGACGAGAACTTGGTATTGAGGAATCTCTTCCAGAGATAACAGCAGATAAA AGTCAGGACTCTGGGTCTGACAATCACATAAATACAGTGAGTCTCAAAGAAGCACTGGAAAGGTTTGATACCAGCCCCACACCTTCTGCTTCCTCCAGGAGTTCAAGAAAATCTTCACATACTGCAGTATCGGATCATTCAT CAACACCAACTAAAATGACAGTGGACACTAGCACTCCTCCAAGGCAAGGCTTATCTGGTCATGAAAAGACTGCACAAAGAAGATCATCTCTGAGCAGTCAG tCTTTAAGCTCACAGTCTCTTGGACAACCAGTAACACAGCCAGCAATATCTCAGCCTGCAACTTTACAGCTCCAGTCTGGAATGACTCAG cctgtgtttcagttttcagcTCAGTTAGGAGCTATGCAACACCTAAAGGACCAGCTAGAGCAAAGAACACGAATGATAGAAGCAAATATCCACCGGCAGCAGGAAGAGTTGCGTAAGATTCAAGAGCAGCTTCAAATTGTTCATGGTCAAGGACTCCAG ATGTTCTTGCAGCAGTCAGCTTCTGGACTCAACTTTGGTTCTGTGCAGCTTCCTTCTGGAAATTCTTCAACTGTTCAGCAGCTTACGCCAATAAACATGCAAGGTCAAGTTGTTCAGAGTAACCAGACTCAAAGTGGGATGAACACAGGCCATATAAGTACTCCACACATGAtacagcagcagcctttgcaGAGTACTGCAACACAG catAATCAACAAAATGTTCTTAGTGGACACAATCAACAGTCTTCTCTTGCCAGTCAGTCACAGAACACAGTCTCAGCACCTTTGTACAACACTATGGTGATCTCTCAGCCAACAGCAGGAAATGTGGTGCAGGTTCCCTCTAGCTTACCACAGAACAACAACCAGAATGCTGCTGCAGTAACCACTTTTACACAGGACAGACAAATCAG ATTTTCCCAAGGTCAGCAACTTGTAACAAAACTTGTCACGGCCCCAGTAGCGTGCGGAGCAGTCATGGTACCAAGTACTATGTTCATGGGACAGGTGGTGACAGCTTATCCCACTTTTGCTGCCcaacagcagcagacacagactTTGTCAAtaacacaacaacaacagcagcagcagcagcagcagcaaagtcaGCAGGaccatcagcagcagctcaccaCAGTGCAACAACCAGCTCAGTCACAGCTGACCCAGCACCCCCAGCAGTTCCTACAG ACATCCAGGTTACTTCATGGAAATCAGTCAGCTCAGCTtattctctctgctgctttcccactACAACAAAGCACTTTCACTCAgtcccaccaccagcagcatcagtctcagcagcagcagctgtcacGACACAGAACTGACAAGATGACTGATCCTTCCAAAGTTCAGCCACAGTAG
- the TMEM165 gene encoding putative divalent cation/proton antiporter TMEM165 gives MGSPPPLPRAAALLLTAALLLAAPARLRAAPEEEPGRKKEPPPPPAAQGAEPRAEKGSSLVAPVHVVSEESADKTNLGFIHAFVAAISVIIVSELGDKTFFIAAIMAMRYNRLTVLAGAMLALGLMTCLSVLFGYATTVIPRVYTYYVSTALFAIFGIRMLREGLKMSPDEGQEELEEVQAEIKKKDEELQRTKLLNGPGDVESGPGTTIPQKKWLHFISPIFVQAFTLTFLAEWGDRSQLTTIVLAAREDPYGVAVGGTVGHCLCTGLAVIGGRMIAQKISVRTVTIIGGIVFLAFAFSALFISPDSGF, from the exons ATGGGgtccccgccgccgctgccgcggGCCGCCGCGCTGCTGCTGACGGCCGCGCTGCTGCTGGCGGCCCCGGCGAGGCTCCGCGCCGCCCCCGAGGAAGAGCCCGGCAGGAAGaaggagccgccgccgccgccggcggCGCAGGGAGCGGAGCCGCGGGCTGAG AAAGGCTCCTCCCTCGTTGCTCCAGTGCACGTTGTCAGTGAAGAGTCGGCTGACAAGACCAACTTGGGCTTTATTCACGCCTTTGTGGCCGCGATATCCGTCATCATCGTGTCCGAGCTGGGCGACAAGACCTTCTTCATCGCGGCCATCATGGCCATGCGCTACAACCGGCTGACCGTGCTGGCGGGCGCCATGCTGGCCCTGGGGCTCATGACGTGCCTGTCAG ttttgtttGGCTATGCCACCACGGTTATTCCTCGTGTGTACACATACTATGTGTCAACAGCACTGTTTGCAATCTTTGGCATCCGAATGCTTCGGGAAGGCTTGAAAATGAGTCCAGATGAGGgtcaggaagagctggaggaagttcaagcagaaattaaaaaaaaagatgaggaa cttcaGAGAACTAAACTGTTAAATGGGCCAGGAGATGTGGAATCTGGGCCAGGCACCACTATACCTCAGAAGAAGTGGCTACACTTTATTTCACCAATCTTTGTTCAAGCTTTTACTTTAACATTTTTAGCAGAATGGGGCGATCGTTCCCAGTTAACAACCATAGTCTTGGCTGCCAGAGAG GACCCCTATGGTGTGGCAGTAGGAGGAACAGTGGGACATTGCCTATGCACTGGTTTAGCAGTTATTGGAGGGAGAATGATAGCACAAAAAATTTCTGTTAGGACTG tgacaATCATAGGAGGCATTGTCTTCTtagcatttgcattttctgcacTATTTATAAGTCCAGActctggtttttaa